The following proteins are encoded in a genomic region of Gammaproteobacteria bacterium:
- a CDS encoding DNA-binding domain-containing protein, translating to MVTIFSKPGMHRAKSQSTKSYSEATVFPVLSIENLLPEIEKNHYLNKVQEIVTLSDEYFKIFYENLIENFALFVQVLPEVYGEELGGLLNDGLRRALLAIRLLHENRDPKPHPLFVFAVFSIALLADVGQILRYRVMISDENGVFLDDWYPFLGSMPDFGEFYKLRPYEETPQSLVRGATPIIARQLLNETSITWLSSNNQIFDMWLSFLNKGEDWAGGLAKILKIDPKELLSRKAEVIGIIPLDIKTFDPMGTDLGEKFLAWLKKGLDDGSISYNEANSTVHVVKTNELDLSVFLQSPELFQQFCNIYAKTRDWIVVSKQFNLLGLTKLSGSDVKFEQFFSDTQEAKTGKLGFLSSEKGNKSFSQSQLASANHLKEGLVIKDAKMLFGAKVPPVSQFVREIEMRWGLDNVMPKARNSQGANSNTQAPPENRLKI from the coding sequence ATGGTCACTATATTCTCAAAACCGGGTATGCATAGAGCAAAATCGCAGAGCACGAAATCGTACAGTGAGGCGACAGTATTTCCCGTACTGTCCATTGAAAACCTATTGCCCGAGATTGAAAAAAATCATTATTTAAACAAAGTCCAAGAAATAGTCACGCTCTCAGATGAGTATTTTAAGATTTTTTATGAAAACTTAATTGAAAACTTTGCTCTATTCGTCCAAGTTTTACCAGAAGTCTACGGAGAAGAATTAGGAGGATTGTTAAATGATGGCTTGCGTAGAGCCTTGCTTGCAATTCGTCTATTGCACGAGAACCGTGATCCAAAGCCACATCCCTTATTTGTGTTTGCAGTTTTCAGCATCGCTTTATTGGCTGACGTAGGTCAAATCTTGCGCTATCGGGTCATGATTTCTGATGAAAATGGTGTTTTCTTGGATGATTGGTATCCTTTTTTAGGTTCGATGCCTGATTTTGGCGAATTTTATAAGCTTCGACCCTATGAGGAGACTCCGCAATCATTAGTGCGAGGAGCTACCCCCATCATCGCAAGACAATTATTGAATGAAACCTCAATTACGTGGCTTTCCTCTAATAACCAAATATTTGACATGTGGCTTTCCTTCCTAAATAAGGGAGAGGATTGGGCTGGGGGTTTAGCCAAAATTCTGAAGATTGACCCTAAGGAACTCCTAAGTCGAAAAGCAGAAGTTATTGGCATTATCCCTCTGGATATTAAAACTTTCGATCCGATGGGGACTGATTTAGGTGAGAAATTTTTAGCGTGGTTAAAAAAAGGGCTAGACGATGGCTCCATTAGTTACAATGAGGCTAACTCTACCGTCCATGTCGTTAAAACCAATGAATTAGATCTCAGTGTCTTTCTTCAAAGCCCCGAACTTTTCCAGCAATTTTGTAATATTTACGCGAAGACTCGGGATTGGATTGTGGTTTCTAAGCAATTTAATCTGTTGGGCTTAACCAAATTGAGTGGTAGTGATGTTAAATTTGAACAGTTTTTTTCTGACACTCAAGAGGCAAAGACCGGTAAGTTAGGGTTTCTCTCGAGTGAAAAAGGCAATAAAAGTTTTAGTCAATCTCAGCTGGCTAGCGCAAATCATCTTAAAGAAGGTCTTGTGATTAAAGACGCAAAAATGCTATTTGGCGCAAAAGTACCTCCCGTTAGCCAATTTGTTCGCGAAATAGAAATGCGGTGGGGATTAGATAACGTTATGCCTAAGGCACGTAATTCTCAAGGGGCCAACTCAAATACCCAAGCGCCACCAGAGAATAGGTTAAAGATATAG